ACAGAGGGCTGATCCTTGCTGCCTTCCCAGATCTGAActttcccccaactcccaagtaggccccccaccctgcaccttGTCTTCCCAGAGCCGACCCAACGGTGTGGGAGCTCAGGAGGGCAGAGCCTCGGTAGTGTCGGGGGTCAGACAAACTGTCCTTCTTGTCCGCCCCACAGCAAACTGACCCAGGACAGCCGCATGGAGAGCCCCATCCCCATCCTACCACTGCCTACCCCGGATGCTGAGACAGAAAAGCTCATCAGGATGAAGGATGAGGAGGTTAGTGGGGCcacaggggaggagaaggggtggaggtgggggtccaGCCCCTCCTATCACGTTTGTCACTCTACCTTCTGCTGTTCCCGTCTCACCTCCAGCTAAGGCGCATGCAGGAGATGCTGCAGAAGATGAAGCAGCAGATGCAGGACCAGTGACCCCAACCCAGCCCCACATTGCCATGGATATACTGCCAGTTTCCAGGCTGGCCCTTCCCGTCCCTGGACCCCAATGGCCTGGATTCCACCCTGGAATAAATCTGGATCTCCAACAGGCCTGGGCACAACCCCGGTCCCGGAATGGTCCAGACCAGGACTGTTCCCGACTGTTCCCAACCTGACCCAGAGATGCAGGCTCATAGCCCCCAAACAACCCTAATTTATTCTCAGCACCAGTCCCTCCCCTTATTTGTATCTGCTTCCAAGGGGCCTGGACAGCAGCCCCCACAGCCGGCCCTCTTTGGCCTCGGGGGAACAGGAGCTAATTTGGGCCATGACTTTTGAGATCTACCCCTGCCCCAGAAGGTCATGAACTCCGACTCCAGGCCCTACTCAGGTAGGGGGATAAAACAAGGCAGAATAGGGGAGCAGATCCTCGGCATCCCAGGTCTATTTCTCCACCCCAGTGCCACAGAGTGGACGTGGGAACCCTCATGTGCCCCCTCCCTCGGGCCACCCAGCTTACGCTGAGGCCTCACTTTGTGCCGAGGTGGGCCAGTCCTTCCCTACCTCCTCACCCCtcactgggtagctcagtggcaGGTTGGGCAACAGAAGCGCTTAGGATCCCTCCAGACTGAAGGAGAGCAGCTGGCTGCAGGCAAGGATCTCCCGGGGCTGGTGGGGCAGGGACGCCTGCAATTGCCCAAACTCCTCATCTAGGGCTGTGGCCTGGCCTGAGGGCTCCAGGAACAGTGGGTGCTGGGCAACCTGGGAACCCCCCACCCCTAGACTGCCATTCCCTGCCTGTGGCTGGAGGTCCTTTCTCCCCAGCAGCACTGTTGCCCTGGGTTGCCTAggccatccctcccccacccccagcatgaTACCTTCCCCCCCAATCCCAGTCTCCAGTTTTGTTCAGTTGTGAATGCTGCATCCTGTCCTGGTGACAGGAGAAAAATGTTGGTGAAGTCGCAGTGGTGTCCGAGTGATCCGTGCTCCCCTGGGTTGGTGGGGGGCGGAAGCCCTGGTAGCCTGCGAGCCCTGGTGATAGTGCTCTATCTGGGGCCGCAGCGTCTGTCTACTGGGCCTCCGGGTTATTTCTGGCGGGTGGCAGCGCTGTGGTCGGTTCGGCCAGGGTGCTGGGGcctggcaggggcggggcggcATTATCGCTTGGCTCTCCAGCCAACGCTTAGCGCTCCAGAACAAGCCAGGTCACCATCCTCTCGCCATGGGCTCCGGTGAGTTTGGGGTCAGGCAGGCCCGGGACTGCGCTCCTTGAGCAGAGTCGGGTTGGGAGGCGCTGCAGTCATCTGGGCTGCAGTAGGGAGATTTAGGGCGGACTTCCAGTCAGCGCGCGGATGGTCGAGGTGGAGAGGCTTTCGGGTAAGGCGGGGCTCGGGCCTCCGGGGCCCGGGCCGGGCCCAGCGCCCTGGGGTGTACAGGGACCCGCCCAGGTGCCACACAGGCCACCAGGCTCACTGCGGCGCTTCCCTTGCAGGGCCGCGCCGGGCGCTGAgcctgctgctcctgctgctagCGCCGCCCAGCCGCCCAGTCGCGGGCTGCCCCGCGCCGTGTGGCTGTGCGGGGACGCGCGTGGATTGCGGGCGCCGCGGGCTGACATGGGCCTCGCTGCCCGCCGCCTTCCCGCCGGACACGACTGAACTGGTGCTGACGGGCAACAATCTGACGGCGCTGCCGCCGGGGCTGCTGGACTCGCTGCCCGTGCTGCGCGCCGCGCACCTGGGCGGCAACCCCTGGCGCTGCGACTGCCGCCTGGTGCCACTGCGCGCCTGGTTGGCCGGCCGGCCCGAGCGCGCGCCCTACCGCGACCTGCGCTGTGCCGCGCCCCCGGCGCTGCGCGGCCGCCTGCTGCCGTACCTGGCGGAAGACGAGCTGCGCGCCGCCTGTGCGCCGGGCGCGTTCTGCTGGGGGGCGCTGGCAGCGCAGCTCCTGCTGCTCGGCCTCGGGCTCCTGCacgcgctgctgctgctgctgctgctgctgtgtcgCCTGCGCCGGCtgcgcgcccgcgcccgcgcccgcgccgcgCACCCGTTGTCGCTGACCGCCCCGCTGGTGGCGGAGACGGCCGGAGCCAGCGAGTTCTACGAGTAGTCCTGAGAGGCGCTGAGCGACGCGGGCGTGCCAGCCCGACAGGACCCTGCCCCAAGGAGCCCTCGCCCTGACCCGGACCGGGGCTCGTCCTCCGCCTGGGCACAGTCTTCCAgaccccaccacccccctgcGGGCCCCGGGCCACACGCGCCCCTCTGCAGCGAGGCGAGCCAAAGCCCAGGACGCTTAGGCGGGTCAAGGGGGTGAGCTGCAGCCCAGCCCCTGCGAGGTTCCCCACACCAAACTCCAGTGCAGAATAAACCCTTCTCCCAATCTGACTGGTCTCTGTGCCCCACCACCCGGAAATTCCCCTCCCAAACCACAGGACAAGCCCTAGGAGGTGATTCAAGGGGGATGCATCACATCTTCCTACACCCAACACGGGATCAGTGACTCTCCCAGACCACTCACTTTCAAAGGAGTTCAAGTGGAAGGCACAGAAGAACTCAGACAGTGACCACATTATAGGGTAGTGAAGACATTGTGGGGACAGTGAAAACAGTGTTGAGACAGTGAGGACACTGAGGGGCAGTGAGGACACAGGGACGGTGAGGATACTGGACAGTGAAGACAGTGGGGACATCGAGGGCACTGCAGGACAGTGTggttgagaggaagagagaggatgttTGGAGTTGGGGTCTCTGGGGGTCAGTGAGGGGCCGTGAGGAGGCTCTGAGGACTGTTGGGAGCATAGATGGGCAGATTTCAGGGCAGTCAGGGATGGGTCAGGGTGGTGAGAATAATCTGATGACCCACCTGGAACTCCCTGGGCATCTGAATTAGAAGCTCAGCCTCTGGAGGACAGGTGAGGCAGGTCCCTGCAGGGTTGAGTGGGTACCAGGGTGTTGCACAGTGTCTGGAGTCATGTTCTGCACTTGACCACCACTTCCTGTGGGAAGGTGCCTCTGACTGCTTGGACCAGCCTTGGTCCCTGGTCTCCCCTATCCCACCCCTGAACTCAGGCTGAACAGCCAGGGCCTGGGACTCCTCCAGGGTGCCCCACTGTGGCACAGGCTGCTAACAAGGGACCCAGGGTGCCCAAATGAAGGGCTGACACTTTCCTCAATATTGGAGTCCCATTCCTGCCCTGGGTGGGGCCTCCACCTGGCTGGCCCTGTAAACAATGAAGGCCACTCTTCATGGACCCAAACAGGACCCTGACAAGAAGCCTCAGGCCtgggcctggggcgcctggcacAGGAAGGCTCTGGCCCCCATTGACCGGGTCGGGGAGGCTGCCGCTGACATGGCCTTTGTCCCAGTCTTTGTGGGACAAGATGGATGGCCCTCCGGTTGGGCTGATGCTATCTCAGGGCTGCCGGTCAGACGTGAGGCAGGAGCCACCCCCTCCTTTGTGGGCAGGTGCGGGGCATCCGGCCCATTGTGGGCTGTGGCCGACTGTCCAGCCGTCCATCCGGCCTTATCACTACATCAGGGATGGCCCCTTTTGTACAAATGAactgccaaccccccccccccacacacacacacaccctcagggATGGCCCAGCACACCCAGAGCCCCTGGTAGGGGTCAGAGGTAATAGTCTTTGTCACAGTAAGGTACACAGGCAGCCTAACTCAGTCCCAACATGGTACAGGGAGGGGATGTTCCCCCTcactttccagaggaggaaaccagATGCCAGGGAGGGGTCTTCCTGCTGGGCCTGAGCTTTCTCCACGCTGCACTGGAAGCAGAGCCCCTAGGACTCCTCTCTTACTCCTCACTGAGGCCTTCAGGGAACAAATGTAGGGCTCAGGAGAAAATGGCCTGGGGGTCTTAGGTGACCCCAAGCTAAGAGAAGGAAGCCTCCTGGGCTGTGAGCCCAGGCTCCATCAGACACTATGTGGAGGGGTCAGCAGGAGCCCAGGCCCACTGCCCACAAGTTTGAGGGCTTCTGGGCCGTGTCCCTCTGAGAGGATGGGCACAAGGAACCCTGAGAGCCCGGAGCTGCAGAAGCAGCTGGAGCTCCTCTGATGTAGGAAAGAGGCTGGTGTCACAGTCTGGTCAGACCTGAGGAAGAACTTCCTTACTCCCTGGTAAATAGGGCAGCTGAATTCCATGGTTCCTcctagactctctctctcttttgtcagTTCTTCATGATTTAGATTGGCTTCTGCCCAAGGTACTGGCCACAGAGGGTGCTGGCCTGGCCTCCCTGGCGAATCTTTTCCAGGCTGCCTGGGAGTCCCCGGTCCCAACTTGTGACCCTGAGCTGACCCTCCATGCACTGACCCTGGGGCCTCCAAGGAGTGTGGGGAAGTGGATGGTCCCAGCTCAGCGCCCCTGAATGGCCCTGTGCAGGGAGGGGGAATGTACACCTCTACCCCCACCTCAAGGGCCtgccatgcccctccccccagcgtGGTCCTCCATCTAATGGACACCACACCTGCCCCAGGGGCCCTTCCCCACTGACAGCTTGGTCCTCTCTGCGGTTTCAGACTCCTTCTCCTTCCGGATGGGAACAAAACGGTGGCCACTCAAGGCATCCCCCCACGCCTGCAGCCCCCAAGCTGTCTGATTCAGGGTCCTTTGCCCTACAGCCCAGGGGTCCTCTGACCACatcactgcccacccccagcctctctgAACAAGCCCCGGCAGGGCCAGACGGCATTCCTGGGACAGATACAGCCGTGACCTCCCTCTGGCAATCTTCGTgtccttgtctgtgaaatgggttgCGGCCTCGGCTGAGGACCTCCCGCCCCCAAATCGGCATCCGGTTCTCCCCTCACGCGCCGCGACCCGAATGAGCCACCAGAGGGCGCTCGTGGTCTGCGGAAAACCCCCCACGTGGGGCGAGGGCAGCCGAGGTGAGCCCTGGGCATGCAGACAACCAGGGTCCGCAGAGGAACAGACGCCAGGAGAGGACGGATTTGCCCAGGCTGGTGGGGGTGGATCGCCGAGACGGCGGACAGGTCGCACACCCACGGGAACAGGGAAGGGTGCATCAAGTGGCCACTGACAGGGAGGGGTGAGCGCGCCCCCTCTACACCCTTCCCCTCCTttaccttcctctcctttcccctccccggGGTCGCTGACAGCCCATCAACAGGGAAGATAAGGGACTTCTTCCGCCAGGCGGAGGGAGTGTCAGCTCAGGTGCTCCAGCCGCACTCCTGCCGCCTGTTTGCTCCGTAAACATACATTGGGCCCCTGCTGTGTGCACGGAGGCAGGGCTGGAAGGAGCGGCTGCGTGGTGGCCGGTGGCGCGTGGAGGGCGACTAGAAGGAAGAAGCCGGTGGGGATGGTGGAATGGGAGCCCCCCAGGGGGAGTGGAACAGACGCTTCGCCACCTCCCGACCAACCTGGGGGCGAGGAGTGTGTGCGGGTCCTTCGTGGGCCCCCTCCTGCCTGGGGAGAtgaaggggagcctggggaggggggcggccccTCGGTGGGCGGAGACTTGAGTGGGGCCCGCGTGGACGAGACCCTGGGAAGGTCTGGGGGCCCCCCGAAGCCCTGGCCAcgttggggtgggggtgcaccCGCGGCTCAGACAGAGCAACAACATTGGGGTGGGTGGCGGGGCCCTGGGGGCCCATAGGCCCCCCGAAGCCCTGGccacgttggggggggggggtgcacccGCCGCTCAGACAGAGCAACAACATTGGGGTGGGTGGCGGGGCCCTGGGGGCCCATAGCTCACTGCACCGTCTGCGCCCACCCCCGGCGTTTCCGATGGAAGACAGGCAGCAGGCGATAAATCACCGGctcccactcccacccacccAGGCTGCCTCGGGGAAGAGGGGCTGCATGtgactgagacagagacagagacagagacaaccacagagagagacaaaggcagcTATGGCTGGCCAGCTGACACTGGCCAGGTCCTTTTGCTCAGGGTGTCTGGCCTCCCACCCCAAGATGCCCCCTCTATCAGGCCCATCTGGAAACCAGCTGAgagccaccccaccccaaccgACCCCcaacagggaggaggaagagggagggagcaaggccTTAGCAGCCATAACTCTGTCCACCCTGGAGAACCATAAATCAGCAGGGGGCTCTCGGGAAGCACTCACCCCCTAGGCTGAGGGGGGCCTTTAGGGTCACTGGTCCTGGTGACTGGGCCTGGCCTTAGCTCTTGTGTCCCGCCCTCCTTAAACAGCCCCTGGGGTATCCCCCAGGCCTACCTCCGTTTTTCCCCAGCACAGTCACATGCCCAGAGCTGTCTACACCCAGGGCTGTCTACAATGGATGCAACACTCTCCTCGTCCTCACCTTCTCTGTGCACAGACAGGAAATGTCTGCAGAGGATGACGTCCTGTCCTATCAGGAGAACCCATGGGCTGGCCCTGCAGGGTCTGGGGATCAGCAGTCCTTCCCAGAGAAGCCTTCCCATGGGGATCTTCTCTGCCCCAGAGGAAACACGGTCTATCCCTCCTTCTGTCCTGCTTTCCTGTCACCACCACCCCGCAGCGTGGTGAAGGCCAGCTGGACAAAGGGTGCTGGGAGATCGACTAGGTGGGGACCCCTCCATTACTGTGGACATCCCCTGAGGGGTCAGTACTCAGTGGGCAAAGCTTGAGAGAGCCCACGGGAATGTTCCCAAGACCTATGGAGTGTGCTCAGCACCCCCACTGCCCAGACCCCCAGTTCAGCCACTGGCTTCATGGATCCCTGGCCCAGGGGTCTGTCCTGCAGACAACCCCTCAGGGCTCTTGTGGCAGAAATAAGGCCACTTATACACAGGGAAACAAATGTCCACCATGAAATCTCTCAAAGAGCGGAGGGAGCGGGGACGGGAGTGTCCTTCAGAGCTCTTGGAATTCTGTGCCTGAGAGAAACCCTGGTCCTCATCATGTGGATGATCCCCTTGACCCTCAGAACAAATCTGAGTGCCCCAGCCCCGGGACGTCAAAAGCACTGACTGGTATGTCGAaggcaggtggtggggagggctCCTGGGGATGTTGAGGCTGAGGGAGCAGCACTGTGCCGCCAGGAGACGCCTGTCAGGGGAGGGTACAGAGATTGCAGGGGCCAGAGGTGCCCTGGGCTCAGCCTgtaggagggagagggcagaagggCCCCAGATGTGTAAGGGGAGCTGCCGTCCAGTCATTTGTTGGTTCTGAAGCATTCTTCCCAGCAGTGTGCAGTCCCATCTGGAGGCTACTGTCTGCATGGTCTGGGGGGGCTTGGGGGTGCAGGTCCCTTGGACTCCAGCCTTCACCTATCAGAGGCTCCCACCCTCCTCACCCCTTGTCCTACTACAGGTGTCCTTGTGGGGAGGGCCTCACCTCACCCTGTTTAAGTGTGTTAGACAAATTGAGGGGCTCTCGGCCAGATAGACACTCATGTGGCAAGGGGTGGGGGACGGGAGGGCACCTTCAACAACAAGGACAGCCTGACTggctctctccacccaccccagtgctgctctccctgcctctgtcccagtcacacaagaccctgggatcatcccCACAAGGTCACTGTGTCCCCAGTGGGGtaaaaaaaacccttcagaagtggcaggggcctggggcatctgggtggctcagttggttaagcgtctgactcttgcttttggctcaggtcatggtctcacggctatgtcggtttgagccccttgtcaggctctgtgctgatggggtggagcttgcttggattctctctctctgcccttcccccacttgcactgtctctgtatctctcaaaagaagtaaataaactttaaagaaaaaaaagaagtgagagggGCTGGAAGGGAATCCTTCAAGCTTTGCCAGAGGGAACCCCTGGGGTTTGGGGGTACAGACCTCAGGGCAAGTAGAGGGTCCCCATGCTGCTTCTCTTGCCCAGGTGTGTGCATAGGCCTGGTGTGCCCATTCCCAAGAGGGAGACTATAGCCTGGggccagggggctggggaggtgggggtgagtgTCCGGGGCAGTGTGGGCATCGCCCAGGTGATTGTGCCCCTGGGACTCTACAACTCCCAGGCTTGAGCAGGGCTTTGAGGAGGCCTATGGGAGGCCTAAAGGCCAAGTTCTGCTGTGCTTCTGCATGGAAATCTATGTTAATGTGACTTGTATTTAGGAGCTCacttttctctgtgctttgtttatttaaagatgCTCTTGAAGAATTCCAGCCAGATACCGAGGAAAGGGCTTCTGTCTGGGCAGggctgcggggggtggggtgggggtggggcggcgcCCCTGACAGCCGCCTGTCCCAACACGCCTGCGCCCCTGTGTGCCCACTGAAGGTGCTCACCGTGTTCAAGTTGCCTCATCTCCTGCAAGAGTGCGTCTTGGGGGGCCACACCCGGGAGGACACCAGTGACACAGACCAGAGCAGAGCCAGAGCCCATAGACAACGCCATCCTGAGATGTTCATgcgggggggagtgggggaagacCATTGGCTTTCTTTATAGGAAAAATGGGGACAGACTTGTTTGTGGGAGCCCTGGGTCTCTCTTGGCACAGAATGCCTCACCTGGGTACCCCTTGCTCTGGGGGTCCCTAGTGAGGGTCCCTATTTTATGAGTCTCTCTGCGTCAGATCCTTCATCTAGAGCCCCTGCTCTATAGGTCTCTTCTCTTTGGAGCCCTGGTATGGAATTTCTGGTGTAGGCGTCTCTGGTATGGGGGTCTCTCCTCTGGGGATCTCTGCTCTGAGGTCACCGTTTGGCAGGTCCCTGGTGTGGAGGTCTCTGGTCTCAGAGGTCCCGGATGGGTTCTCCAGGTGTCTGCTTTGCATCTGGAGGTCCCCAGTGTGGAGGGCAGTGATGTTGTCTGTCCTTATTTGGGGTACCATGGTTTTGCCATGGTGGTCTCCAGGATACCAGTCAGCCCCTTTGCCCCGGGCTGGGGATCCACCGCCACAGAAATCCTCCCGGAGGGCCACACTCCTGACTCTCTTGTGGCAAGGCCAGCAAGATGAGTGTCTGGAGCATGAGTGGGTCCGGAGATCATCCACGGAAGGGTGTTGACAGCTAAGGCTGACCCACAGCCTCAATTCCATGAGAATCCTAAGTCCTTGCCAGACTTCGGTGACGCTGCTTTGAGTCCACCGGGGTCTTCCTGGAATCCTCTGTTTCCTGAAGCTTCCTGCTGCAGtccccgcgcccccacccccacccccacccctgcactctCAGGCCTGTGCTGCTGCACCTGGATTAGTCCCAGCAGGTAACTTTGGTTGGTGCCAGCAGAGCCTCGAGCCTAGAACTGCCCCACAGGGTCCTGGTGGACAAAGTGGGCAATGCATGCATGGTCAGCAGGCCAGGCAGTGGGACTGTGAGGGGTCAAGTCTGTTATGGCCTCATTGCTTAGCACTGATGCCTGGGGTGTGTTCAGTGGCTGGCTTGTCAGGGCCATGGCTCCTGGTGCCCCTGGGCCTCTGAGACAgtcaagccccacacaggaccGCGGCATCACCACCCAGCCCTTGTTCCCACACATCCTGGTCTCCTGACACACCTATATCCTCCGTAGGCCAGCTGGTCCCCTGCTCTGTCTTTGCATCCTCATGCAGTGGGCCCTCCACCATGGCGCCCTGCGT
This DNA window, taken from Neofelis nebulosa isolate mNeoNeb1 chromosome 11, mNeoNeb1.pri, whole genome shotgun sequence, encodes the following:
- the LOC131490538 gene encoding platelet glycoprotein Ib beta chain-like, which gives rise to MGSGPRRALSLLLLLLAPPSRPVAGCPAPCGCAGTRVDCGRRGLTWASLPAAFPPDTTELVLTGNNLTALPPGLLDSLPVLRAAHLGGNPWRCDCRLVPLRAWLAGRPERAPYRDLRCAAPPALRGRLLPYLAEDELRAACAPGAFCWGALAAQLLLLGLGLLHALLLLLLLLCRLRRLRARARARAAHPLSLTAPLVAETAGASEFYE